The following are encoded together in the Candidatus Woesebacteria bacterium genome:
- a CDS encoding M48 family metallopeptidase, protein MKNIYESQSANKQKSALIVILFAIFIAVVFYVIGNAFSYYLGYQPGGLGIVGIALIFSGLTSLGSYYYSDKIVLGISGAKPASKETYYDFYTISENISLATGLPTPKLYVIEDTAPNAFATGRDPEHAVICATTGLLSKLTRTELEGVIAHEFSHIKNYDIRLMSIVSVLVGSVALLADFFLRMTYFGRKGNSDRKGSQLDAILFVVAIILAILSPFIAQLIQLSISRRREFLADASSVAITRQPSGLVSALKKISGDHEALEAANKATAHLYFENPFKDKAKSGVGLFANLFNTHPPVEDRIKALEEMA, encoded by the coding sequence ATGAAAAATATATACGAATCTCAATCGGCGAATAAGCAAAAAAGCGCACTTATAGTAATTTTGTTTGCTATATTTATTGCGGTTGTTTTTTATGTAATCGGAAATGCGTTTTCTTACTATCTGGGTTATCAACCGGGAGGACTGGGTATTGTCGGGATTGCGTTAATATTTTCGGGACTTACCAGTTTGGGTAGCTATTATTATTCAGACAAAATTGTTTTGGGCATTTCGGGCGCAAAACCAGCCAGTAAGGAAACGTATTATGATTTTTATACGATTAGTGAAAATATTTCACTGGCAACAGGATTACCGACTCCAAAATTATACGTAATAGAAGATACGGCTCCGAATGCTTTTGCAACCGGAAGAGATCCGGAACATGCAGTAATTTGTGCAACAACCGGATTACTAAGCAAGCTAACCAGAACGGAACTCGAAGGTGTAATCGCCCATGAATTCTCTCATATTAAAAATTACGATATCCGACTAATGAGCATCGTATCGGTTTTGGTCGGATCGGTTGCTCTACTTGCAGATTTTTTCTTGCGCATGACCTACTTTGGCAGAAAAGGAAATTCTGACAGAAAGGGATCTCAACTTGATGCGATACTGTTTGTTGTTGCTATAATCCTTGCGATTTTGTCGCCATTCATTGCTCAATTAATCCAACTTTCAATATCAAGGCGGCGAGAATTTTTGGCAGATGCTTCAAGTGTTGCAATAACTAGACAGCCGTCGGGATTAGTATCAGCCTTGAAAAAAATATCCGGTGATCATGAAGCGCTTGAAGCAGCCAATAAAGCCACCGCGCATTTATATTTTGAAAATCCATTCAAAGACAAGGCTAAAAGTGGAGTTGGCCTATTTGCTAATCTTTTCAACACACATCCGCCGGTTGAAGATCGGATTAAAGCTTTGGAGGAAATGGCATAA
- the mscL gene encoding large conductance mechanosensitive channel protein MscL: MIKEFKKFLIHGNLVDLAIGFTVGSAFSTVAKSLVTDIIMPPISVLLGSANFDNFYFVIKNGNPSGPYESLSEAVNANAATLNIGTFVNNVFSLFIVAVAMFFVIKTINKFDSEIQVITGKKDDAKKSDPTFKKCPFCLTNIPYRASKCSACTSDQPKAKKS; encoded by the coding sequence ATGATCAAAGAATTCAAAAAATTTCTGATTCATGGAAATCTCGTCGATCTGGCAATCGGTTTTACCGTTGGTAGTGCTTTCTCTACCGTTGCCAAGTCGCTGGTAACCGACATCATAATGCCGCCAATTAGCGTGCTTCTGGGTAGTGCCAATTTCGACAATTTCTACTTCGTAATTAAAAACGGCAACCCTTCCGGGCCATACGAATCTCTTTCGGAAGCTGTAAATGCCAATGCTGCCACCTTAAATATCGGGACTTTCGTTAATAACGTCTTTTCTCTATTTATTGTAGCTGTTGCTATGTTTTTCGTTATTAAAACAATTAATAAATTTGATTCGGAAATACAAGTAATCACTGGAAAAAAGGATGATGCAAAAAAAAGCGATCCAACTTTCAAAAAATGCCCATTTTGTCTAACAAACATTCCCTACCGTGCCAGTAAATGCAGTGCTTGCACCTCGGATCAGCCTAAAGCTAAAAAGAGCTAG
- a CDS encoding AAA family ATPase: MTNGNEHRIIIDTPKEEGPFLPKYTINLTTRAKSGNLDPVIGRDVEIRRTMQILSRRTKNNPVLIGDPGVGKTAIVEGLAQRIVAGDVPFSLKDKDLLVLDIASLLAGAKFRGEFEERLKSVVKEVEEASGKYVLFIDELHTIVGAGASEGAIDASNMLKPSLARGTLRVIGATTINEYRKYIEKDAALERRFQPILVNEPSLEDTIAILRGIKEKYEIHHGIRITDNAIVTAAKLSMRYLPDRFLPDKAIDLIDEAASSLRIETESMPSELDLKKRKITQLEIELAGLKREKSEGVNIKRKDLESKINVIKQDVNSLEKIWNEQRGILKKLHDHRSKIDELKIDLEKAERDVDLTKAAEIKYGKLPVEEKQVKDLETQWKKIPENEKLLREEVDGEDIAMVVSKWTGIPLTRLMESEISKLTNLESELAKRVVGQDRGLSVIAKAIRRNRAGVANSTGPIGTFLFLGPTGVGKTETAKALAQFITGDENNMIRIDMSEYQEEHALARLIGSPPGYVGYDEGGQLTQSVRRRPYAVLLLDEIEKAHTNVFNLLLQVFDDGRLTDGKGRTVDFKNTIIIMTSNLGSGIIGAHDNLDSVEEDINKLLKQTFKPEFINRLDAVVWYNKLDITVIRKIVDMHLAKAQTQLLEKEVVINFSDKVRDKLATKGYDPAYGARPIKRVLNDEIMDEVAYEFLEKTIRPGDEIFVDLDKKDKVVISKVD; the protein is encoded by the coding sequence ATGACAAACGGCAATGAGCATCGGATTATAATAGATACTCCCAAAGAGGAAGGGCCTTTTTTGCCCAAATACACTATTAATCTTACTACAAGAGCAAAAAGCGGAAACCTCGATCCCGTGATAGGAAGGGATGTTGAAATAAGACGTACGATGCAAATACTTTCAAGACGAACAAAAAATAATCCCGTTTTGATTGGTGATCCGGGGGTTGGTAAAACGGCAATCGTAGAAGGTTTGGCGCAAAGAATTGTGGCAGGAGATGTACCCTTTTCTTTGAAGGATAAGGATTTGCTCGTCCTTGATATCGCCTCACTTCTTGCGGGAGCAAAATTCAGAGGTGAGTTTGAAGAGCGGTTGAAGTCGGTTGTTAAAGAGGTTGAGGAAGCTTCGGGCAAATATGTGTTATTTATTGACGAACTGCACACCATTGTCGGCGCCGGTGCATCCGAAGGTGCAATTGATGCTTCGAATATGCTTAAGCCTTCACTGGCTAGGGGAACTCTTCGTGTCATTGGGGCAACAACCATTAATGAGTATCGAAAGTACATCGAAAAAGATGCCGCACTGGAAAGGAGATTTCAGCCAATTCTTGTGAACGAACCCTCCCTGGAAGACACGATTGCGATATTACGTGGTATTAAGGAAAAATACGAGATTCATCATGGTATTCGCATAACCGATAATGCCATTGTTACGGCGGCGAAGCTTTCGATGCGCTATTTACCCGACAGATTTCTGCCCGACAAAGCAATAGATTTGATTGACGAGGCGGCAAGTTCGTTAAGAATTGAAACCGAAAGTATGCCTTCCGAGCTTGATCTCAAGAAACGAAAAATTACACAACTGGAAATCGAATTAGCCGGTCTGAAAAGGGAAAAAAGTGAAGGAGTTAATATAAAAAGAAAGGATTTGGAAAGCAAGATTAACGTCATAAAACAAGACGTAAATAGTCTTGAAAAAATTTGGAATGAACAAAGGGGGATATTGAAAAAACTCCATGACCACCGAAGTAAGATTGATGAATTGAAAATTGATCTTGAAAAAGCGGAAAGAGATGTCGATCTTACAAAAGCGGCTGAAATTAAGTATGGCAAATTACCCGTTGAAGAAAAGCAGGTTAAAGACCTGGAAACGCAATGGAAAAAAATTCCCGAAAATGAGAAATTATTACGCGAAGAAGTAGATGGTGAAGATATTGCCATGGTGGTATCTAAATGGACAGGTATTCCCTTAACGCGGTTAATGGAAAGTGAAATTTCCAAACTTACCAACCTGGAAAGTGAACTTGCTAAAAGAGTAGTAGGTCAAGATCGGGGGTTAAGTGTAATAGCCAAAGCGATAAGAAGAAATCGTGCGGGTGTTGCTAATTCCACCGGACCGATTGGTACATTTTTGTTTCTGGGGCCAACCGGAGTGGGAAAAACAGAAACTGCAAAAGCGTTGGCTCAATTTATTACAGGTGATGAAAACAACATGATCAGAATTGACATGAGTGAATATCAGGAAGAACATGCACTTGCGAGATTGATCGGTTCACCGCCCGGTTATGTCGGATACGATGAAGGCGGGCAATTAACACAAAGTGTTAGGCGTCGACCATATGCTGTTTTGCTTTTAGATGAAATTGAAAAAGCACACACCAATGTTTTTAATTTACTTTTACAGGTTTTCGACGATGGCCGATTGACGGACGGAAAGGGAAGAACTGTCGATTTTAAAAATACGATTATTATAATGACGAGTAACTTGGGTAGTGGCATTATTGGTGCACACGATAATCTGGATAGTGTCGAAGAAGATATTAATAAATTACTTAAGCAAACCTTCAAACCCGAGTTTATAAATCGTCTGGATGCAGTTGTGTGGTATAACAAATTGGATATAACAGTAATCAGGAAAATTGTTGATATGCATTTAGCCAAGGCGCAAACACAACTTCTTGAGAAAGAAGTTGTTATTAATTTCAGTGACAAGGTGCGCGATAAATTAGCAACCAAAGGTTACGATCCGGCTTATGGCGCCAGGCCGATTAAACGTGTATTGAATGATGAAATTATGGATGAAGTCGCTTACGAATTTTTGGAAAAGACTATCCGTCCGGGTGATGAGATATTTGTCGATTTGGATAAAAAGGATAAAGTTGTAATTAGCAAAGTAGACTGA
- the eno gene encoding phosphopyruvate hydratase — translation MSTIDKVKAYQRFDSRGNPTVKVEVTVNNHTASAMVPSGASTGDHEALELRDHGERFLGLGVEKAIGNVEEIEKILVGHDIFDQVNIDKLMIELDGTENKSRLGANAILAVSMAVVRTAALVSGKEVFHYINSLFGEPKMSLPIPMMNIINGGAHVNWEGSDFQEYMIVPSGADTFSQGLMWGVETYHALKSLLGKKGYSTLVGDEGGFAPNIQSNTKLIDLITDAIVQAGYKPGEEISIALDPAVSEIYDKDNKKYKLHTQNRELTSDEMIIMWEELVNNYPIISLEDALDQDDWEGWTALTQKLGKKVQIVGDDFLVTNTKRIDRAIQEKSANALLVKLNQIGTVTETLNAIAKCKEANWNTIVSHRSGETEDAFISDLCVATASGQIKTGAPARSERVAKYNRLLDIDEIDLVKLSQTVEFTGNTPFTGKQR, via the coding sequence ATGAGTACTATCGACAAAGTTAAAGCTTATCAGCGCTTTGACTCGCGTGGCAATCCTACGGTAAAAGTTGAAGTTACGGTAAATAACCACACTGCTTCAGCAATGGTTCCTTCCGGTGCTTCAACAGGTGATCACGAAGCTTTGGAGTTACGAGACCACGGTGAGCGTTTTTTGGGATTAGGTGTTGAAAAAGCTATCGGCAATGTAGAGGAGATAGAAAAGATTTTGGTTGGTCATGACATTTTCGATCAGGTAAACATTGATAAGCTGATGATCGAACTTGACGGAACTGAGAATAAATCAAGACTTGGAGCCAATGCCATTCTTGCGGTTTCGATGGCTGTTGTGCGAACTGCTGCTTTGGTTTCCGGCAAAGAAGTATTTCACTACATAAATAGCTTGTTTGGAGAACCCAAGATGAGTCTTCCCATTCCCATGATGAATATAATAAACGGCGGAGCACATGTAAATTGGGAGGGTTCGGATTTCCAGGAATATATGATTGTGCCCAGTGGAGCCGATACTTTTTCACAAGGGTTAATGTGGGGAGTAGAAACATACCACGCCCTTAAATCGCTACTTGGTAAAAAAGGTTATTCGACTCTTGTTGGTGACGAGGGTGGATTTGCTCCGAATATCCAGTCAAATACCAAGCTGATTGACTTAATTACCGATGCTATTGTCCAAGCAGGGTATAAACCCGGGGAGGAAATTTCAATCGCCCTTGATCCAGCCGTATCTGAAATTTATGACAAAGACAATAAAAAATACAAACTGCACACGCAGAATCGTGAATTAACAAGTGATGAAATGATAATTATGTGGGAAGAGCTTGTAAATAATTATCCGATTATTTCACTTGAAGATGCCTTGGATCAAGATGATTGGGAAGGGTGGACGGCGTTGACCCAGAAATTAGGGAAAAAAGTACAAATAGTCGGTGATGATTTTTTGGTTACAAACACTAAACGGATAGACCGGGCGATTCAGGAAAAATCAGCCAATGCACTTTTGGTTAAATTAAACCAAATCGGAACGGTTACAGAAACCCTAAATGCGATTGCAAAATGTAAGGAAGCTAATTGGAATACAATTGTCTCTCATAGATCAGGAGAGACAGAAGATGCTTTTATATCTGATCTTTGTGTAGCAACTGCATCCGGACAGATTAAAACTGGTGCCCCGGCAAGAAGTGAAAGGGTTGCCAAATACAATCGTTTACTGGATATTGATGAGATTGATTTGGTAAAACTTAGTCAGACTGTTGAATTCACCGGTAACACTCCGTTTACAGGAAAACAAAGGTAA
- the obgE gene encoding GTPase ObgE: MIDETHIILKAGDGGEGAVSFGKHAKSGPDGGNGGDGGNIYITTSSDLTLLSQFQGKRIITAEFGYHGSKDKKAGRKGNDIIVSLPVGSLIVDQDTNEEYELEKVGETFLFCNGGIGGIGNFDLRSSRNTTPKNTIPATKGQKRQVKIVLRYIADYGLIGLPNAGKSSLLNALTNAKVKTANYNFTTLSANLGVLPNGKVIADIPGLIEGASTGKGLGIKFLKHIQKVSVLFHCISTESTNPSKDYKTIRNELKEFDQNLLNKKEVILITKSDLVDKKDLVKVEKYFKKLHLPIYCLSIYDPSSVEKLYEVVNKT; the protein is encoded by the coding sequence ATGATCGATGAAACACACATAATTCTTAAAGCCGGCGACGGTGGTGAAGGTGCCGTTTCTTTTGGAAAACACGCCAAATCAGGTCCCGATGGCGGCAATGGTGGTGATGGCGGAAATATTTACATAACAACAAGTAGTGATTTGACACTGCTTTCTCAATTCCAAGGAAAAAGGATAATTACTGCCGAGTTTGGCTACCATGGAAGCAAGGATAAAAAAGCCGGCCGCAAGGGAAACGATATTATCGTAAGTCTTCCTGTCGGATCGCTTATCGTCGACCAGGATACAAACGAAGAGTACGAACTTGAAAAGGTAGGAGAAACTTTTCTTTTTTGTAATGGCGGTATAGGAGGAATAGGTAATTTTGATCTGCGGTCATCCAGAAACACCACTCCGAAAAACACAATTCCTGCGACAAAAGGACAAAAACGGCAAGTAAAAATTGTTTTGCGCTACATTGCAGACTATGGACTTATCGGACTGCCAAACGCAGGGAAAAGTTCACTTTTAAACGCACTGACTAACGCTAAAGTAAAAACCGCCAATTATAATTTCACCACCCTATCGGCTAATCTTGGTGTATTGCCCAACGGAAAAGTTATTGCCGACATTCCGGGGTTAATTGAGGGAGCAAGTACGGGAAAGGGTTTAGGAATTAAATTTCTTAAACATATACAAAAAGTGTCGGTTTTGTTCCATTGCATTTCAACCGAAAGCACAAATCCTTCTAAAGACTACAAAACAATTAGAAACGAGCTCAAAGAGTTTGATCAAAATTTACTAAATAAAAAAGAGGTTATCCTAATAACCAAAAGTGATTTGGTCGACAAAAAAGATTTAGTAAAAGTAGAAAAATATTTTAAAAAATTACATTTACCCATCTATTGTCTATCAATTTACGATCCTTCCTCAGTTGAAAAACTATACGAAGTGGTAAATAAGACTTAA
- a CDS encoding LemA family protein, translating to MNILIIVLVLAVVVLGYGVSVYNFFVSSKARIKAAVQEIGNQLKRQAELIPNLETSAKGYLKHEKGIFDKLTEARKAVASAIKSNDVQKMSDAGSQLASVIPALQIAVEDNPELKADGVVTKLMDELRDTSDKVMYARRLVIDLTADYNVKRVAFPSSIIANIFKFAEQPGLITPEKGEHVEVSQSDTKTPKVNLE from the coding sequence ATGAATATATTAATAATTGTTTTAGTATTGGCGGTTGTAGTTTTGGGCTATGGTGTTTCTGTATATAATTTTTTCGTATCCAGTAAGGCCCGCATAAAAGCTGCTGTACAAGAAATCGGTAATCAACTGAAACGTCAAGCCGAATTGATTCCTAATTTAGAAACGTCGGCGAAAGGTTATCTCAAGCACGAAAAGGGTATTTTTGACAAATTAACCGAAGCTAGAAAAGCAGTTGCTTCTGCCATTAAATCTAATGATGTCCAGAAAATGTCAGATGCAGGAAGTCAATTGGCTTCCGTTATTCCCGCTTTGCAGATTGCTGTCGAAGATAATCCTGAACTGAAAGCAGATGGAGTTGTCACCAAACTTATGGATGAGTTGCGTGATACTTCTGACAAAGTAATGTATGCACGCAGACTTGTAATCGATTTAACGGCGGACTATAACGTTAAAAGAGTAGCTTTTCCATCGAGCATAATTGCAAACATTTTCAAATTTGCCGAACAACCAGGTTTAATTACACCTGAAAAAGGAGAACATGTTGAAGTAAGTCAATCTGATACAAAGACACCTAAAGTCAATCTTGAATAG